A single window of Archangium gephyra DNA harbors:
- a CDS encoding tetratricopeptide repeat protein, producing the protein MRSLRSALALPLLLASACITTPPPSDRALVNNELCVKEIDKGDLKQAEVYCDLGLEFSPQYPDLWANKGLIAMYSGNKKLAREHFIKAIRFNQDHAAAYMNLGKLYMDEQAYGKAHDSFQRALKVNPDYVEARYNLGLTYINLNKLDKAEKEFLTLLVVDPNNAQVHHDLGIIRYRQGSLDEAAAEMMKSVQLAPNLNPDWWNNLGAVQMELARYAEASESFASCVSLKPDHAVCLNNLSIARKKAALVDTGLKQFRDTQRAENSAESLFVLARKYKDEGLLADEERTYKECLKRDNKYAPCHYGLFEIFSSGQKRQHAEVACKNFLKYGSVEDFPSESETCEKFLSAKSY; encoded by the coding sequence ATGCGTTCCCTTCGCTCCGCCCTCGCCCTCCCCCTGCTGCTGGCCTCCGCCTGCATCACCACCCCGCCTCCGTCCGATCGCGCCCTCGTGAACAACGAGCTGTGCGTCAAGGAGATCGACAAGGGGGACCTCAAGCAGGCCGAGGTGTACTGCGACCTGGGTCTGGAGTTCTCTCCCCAGTACCCGGACCTGTGGGCCAACAAGGGCCTGATCGCCATGTACTCGGGGAACAAGAAGCTGGCGCGCGAGCACTTCATCAAGGCCATCCGCTTCAACCAGGATCACGCGGCCGCGTACATGAACCTGGGCAAGCTCTACATGGACGAGCAGGCCTACGGAAAGGCCCACGACAGCTTCCAGCGCGCGCTGAAGGTGAACCCGGACTACGTCGAGGCCCGCTACAATCTGGGGCTCACCTACATCAACCTGAACAAGCTGGACAAGGCGGAGAAGGAGTTCCTCACCCTGCTGGTGGTGGACCCCAACAACGCGCAGGTCCACCATGACCTGGGCATCATCCGCTACCGCCAGGGCAGCCTGGATGAGGCCGCGGCGGAGATGATGAAGTCCGTGCAGCTGGCGCCCAACCTCAACCCCGACTGGTGGAACAACCTGGGCGCGGTGCAGATGGAGCTGGCGCGCTACGCGGAGGCCTCGGAGTCCTTCGCCAGCTGTGTGTCGCTCAAGCCGGATCACGCGGTGTGTCTCAACAACCTGAGCATCGCCCGGAAGAAGGCGGCGCTGGTCGACACGGGCCTCAAGCAGTTCCGCGACACGCAGCGGGCGGAGAACAGCGCGGAGTCCCTCTTCGTGCTGGCGCGCAAGTACAAGGACGAGGGGCTGCTGGCCGACGAGGAGCGCACCTACAAGGAGTGCCTCAAGCGGGACAACAAGTACGCGCCCTGCCACTACGGACTGTTCGAGATCTTCTCGAGCGGCCAGAAGCGTCAGCACGCCGAGGTTGCGTGCAAGAACTTCCTCAAGTACGGCTCGGTGGAGGATTTCCCCTCGGAGTCGGAGACGTGCGAAAAGTTCCTCAGCGCGAAGTCGTACTAG
- a CDS encoding FHA domain-containing protein, with protein MSVRLTVKQSSETGGKPTEFVLDDAVITLGRDKACQVVLAQQAVSRSHARITQEGNLFFLEDLGSAYGTQVNGKPLPKGEKRLLRNGDVIVIAQFDVRFDKVAELPHDVESQKTSFVARNMVKDVMRGLSGGEERYLRVMNGPREGERLEVNDAQEFVIGRDDSADIIFRDDLISRRHVKVRRDWSGTHVEDLGSRNGIKVNRKRINRKTLKDGDELEVGGVRFVYVCPSEAPEEQSEALAAPVVATSDGEPSAKTHPLPAARDRTPSGKRSAASTETPEEEVPESEQEAAAGGESAAEEPAAAQPEPEPEPVAEPEPPVEEPVRPAPPPPVRRKEPEAEVAGPDVKRYIPLVALGVIFLMAVSVLIALFVGV; from the coding sequence ATGAGCGTCAGGCTAACGGTCAAGCAGAGCAGTGAAACCGGTGGAAAACCCACCGAGTTCGTCCTGGACGACGCCGTCATCACCCTGGGCCGCGACAAGGCCTGCCAGGTGGTGCTGGCGCAGCAGGCCGTCTCGCGCAGCCATGCCCGCATCACCCAGGAGGGCAACCTCTTCTTCCTGGAGGACCTGGGCAGTGCGTACGGCACGCAGGTGAACGGCAAGCCGCTGCCCAAGGGCGAGAAGCGGCTGCTGCGCAACGGCGACGTCATCGTCATCGCGCAGTTCGACGTGCGCTTCGACAAGGTGGCGGAGCTGCCGCACGACGTGGAGTCGCAGAAGACGTCCTTCGTGGCCCGCAACATGGTGAAGGACGTGATGCGGGGCCTGTCCGGTGGCGAGGAGCGCTACCTGCGGGTGATGAACGGTCCGCGCGAGGGCGAGCGGCTGGAGGTCAACGACGCGCAGGAGTTCGTCATCGGCCGGGACGACTCGGCGGACATCATCTTCCGGGACGATCTGATCTCCCGCCGGCACGTGAAGGTGCGGCGCGACTGGTCCGGCACGCACGTGGAGGACCTGGGCAGCCGCAACGGCATCAAGGTCAACCGCAAGCGGATCAACCGCAAGACGCTCAAGGACGGTGACGAGCTGGAGGTGGGCGGAGTCCGTTTCGTCTACGTCTGCCCGTCCGAGGCGCCCGAGGAGCAATCCGAGGCCCTGGCGGCGCCGGTGGTGGCCACGTCGGACGGCGAGCCCAGCGCGAAGACGCACCCGCTGCCGGCCGCGCGCGATCGCACGCCGTCGGGGAAGCGTTCCGCGGCGTCCACGGAGACGCCCGAGGAAGAGGTGCCGGAGTCCGAGCAGGAAGCCGCGGCCGGCGGCGAGTCCGCGGCCGAGGAGCCCGCCGCGGCGCAGCCGGAGCCGGAGCCGGAACCCGTGGCGGAGCCAGAGCCGCCGGTGGAGGAGCCCGTGAGGCCCGCGCCCCCGCCGCCCGTGCGCCGCAAGGAGCCGGAGGCCGAGGTCGCCGGGCCGGACGTGAAGCGCTACATCCCGCTGGTGGCGCTGGGCGTCATCTTCCTGATGGCGGTGAGCGTGCTGATCGCCCTGTTCGTGGGCGTCTGA
- the sctV gene encoding type III secretion system export apparatus subunit SctV: MSAQSNSNSFLSKYSDIVLACVVVAIIGMMIVPLPPMLLDVLLTLNISISVVLLLISLYVPQALRLSVFPTLLLITTMYRLALTISTTRLILLTGDPGEVVEAFGHFVVAGNMVVGLVIFVILVIVNFIVISKGSERVAEVAARFTLDAMPGKQMSIDADLRAGSIDQDEGKRKRRDLERESQLFGAMDGAMKFVKGDAIASIIITVINIVGGLIIGVMQKGMEVGAAAQKYTLLTIGDGLVGMIPAILISTCAGIIVTRVGGDEEGNHLGKDVGTQLTAYPKAIAIAAGMLAVLGLIPGLPKIPFFLLAAGAGYGAWKMMKQEDAVAAGEAAGLNAETPEGEVPAATEPQPKEAINPDSELFIPVVTPIVLEVSDALVPYVDSRQDNGKFLFELIPFMRDGLFVEMGVRFPGVRARGNSNLPPGAYQIQINEVPVVTGQATLGHVLVNDTVERLKLMNIQGFEAVNPATRQAAAWVPEHHKDTLEAAGLTTWDVPGYIILHLAAVLRRQAREFIGVQETQSMLDQLEKAFPAIVKEVVPKVVTVLKLTDILGRLVEEEISIRDLRGILQSLAEYGQVEADNVMLTEHVRSSLRRYVSHKFARGTGTLVVYLLDPQIEEAIRGSIKRTSAGTHLALEPDIAQEIVQAVKSECGHLPPSAQRPVILTAMDIRRYVRKLLEYEFNPPFSVVSFQELSPELNIQPVARISIR, from the coding sequence ATGTCCGCCCAGAGCAACAGCAACAGCTTCCTGTCCAAGTACTCAGACATCGTCCTGGCGTGCGTGGTGGTGGCCATCATCGGGATGATGATCGTCCCGCTGCCGCCCATGCTGCTGGACGTGCTGCTCACCCTGAACATCAGCATCTCGGTGGTGCTGCTGCTCATCTCCCTGTACGTGCCCCAGGCGCTGCGGCTGTCGGTGTTCCCGACCCTGCTGCTCATCACCACGATGTACCGGCTGGCGCTCACCATCTCCACGACGCGCCTCATCCTGCTCACGGGTGACCCGGGCGAGGTGGTCGAGGCCTTCGGTCACTTCGTGGTGGCCGGCAACATGGTCGTCGGTCTGGTCATCTTCGTCATCCTCGTCATCGTCAACTTCATCGTGATCTCCAAGGGCAGCGAGCGCGTCGCCGAAGTGGCCGCGCGCTTCACCCTGGACGCCATGCCCGGCAAGCAGATGTCCATCGACGCGGACCTGCGCGCCGGCTCCATCGATCAGGACGAGGGCAAGCGCAAGCGCCGCGACCTGGAGCGCGAGAGCCAGCTGTTCGGCGCCATGGACGGCGCCATGAAGTTCGTGAAGGGCGACGCCATCGCCAGCATCATCATCACCGTCATCAACATCGTCGGTGGCCTGATCATCGGCGTGATGCAGAAGGGCATGGAGGTGGGCGCCGCGGCGCAGAAGTACACGCTGCTCACCATCGGTGACGGTCTGGTCGGAATGATTCCCGCAATCCTCATCTCCACCTGCGCCGGTATCATCGTGACGCGCGTGGGCGGCGACGAGGAGGGCAACCACCTGGGCAAGGACGTGGGCACGCAGCTGACCGCCTACCCGAAGGCCATCGCCATCGCCGCGGGCATGCTCGCGGTGCTCGGCCTCATCCCCGGTCTGCCCAAGATTCCCTTCTTCCTGCTGGCCGCCGGTGCCGGCTACGGCGCCTGGAAGATGATGAAGCAGGAGGACGCGGTGGCGGCGGGCGAGGCGGCCGGCCTCAACGCCGAGACCCCCGAGGGCGAGGTGCCCGCGGCCACCGAGCCGCAGCCCAAGGAGGCCATCAACCCGGACTCCGAGCTCTTCATCCCCGTCGTCACGCCCATCGTCCTGGAGGTCTCCGACGCCCTGGTGCCCTACGTGGACTCGCGCCAGGACAACGGCAAATTCCTCTTCGAGCTCATCCCCTTCATGCGCGACGGCCTCTTCGTGGAGATGGGCGTGCGCTTCCCGGGCGTACGCGCCCGCGGCAACTCGAACCTGCCTCCCGGCGCCTACCAGATCCAGATCAACGAAGTCCCCGTGGTGACGGGCCAGGCCACCCTGGGCCACGTGCTCGTCAACGACACGGTGGAGCGCCTGAAGCTGATGAACATCCAGGGCTTCGAGGCCGTCAACCCCGCCACCCGCCAGGCCGCCGCGTGGGTCCCCGAGCACCACAAGGACACGCTCGAGGCCGCCGGTCTCACCACCTGGGACGTGCCCGGCTACATCATCCTCCACCTGGCCGCCGTGCTGCGCCGCCAGGCGCGCGAGTTCATCGGCGTCCAGGAGACGCAGTCGATGCTCGACCAGCTGGAGAAGGCCTTCCCCGCCATCGTGAAGGAAGTGGTCCCCAAGGTCGTCACCGTGCTCAAGCTCACGGACATCCTCGGGCGCCTCGTGGAGGAGGAGATCTCCATCCGCGACCTGCGCGGCATCCTCCAGTCCCTCGCCGAGTACGGCCAGGTCGAGGCCGACAACGTCATGCTCACCGAGCATGTGCGCTCCAGCCTGCGGCGCTACGTGTCCCACAAGTTCGCCCGCGGCACCGGCACCCTCGTGGTCTACCTGTTGGATCCGCAGATCGAGGAGGCCATCCGCGGCTCCATCAAGCGCACCTCCGCCGGTACCCACCTGGCCCTCGAGCCGGACATCGCCCAGGAGATCGTCCAGGCCGTGAAGTCCGAGTGCGGCCACCTGCCGCCCAGCGCGCAGCGCCCCGTCATCCTCACCGCCATGGACATCCGGCGCTACGTCCGCAAGCTGCTCGAGTACGAGTTCAACCCGCCCTTCTCCGTCGTCAGCTTCCAGGAGCTGTCCCCCGAGCTGAACATCCAGCCGGTGGCGCGCATCTCCATCCGGTAG
- a CDS encoding tetratricopeptide repeat protein, whose amino-acid sequence MANSDPDVSTPDLLQHAMQGFQMYEQGRYDEARVIFQELLELDPTEGYYRTALGATCLAVDELDESLVHFNEAIRLNDSDTAALINRGEVHLRLGNILEAVHDFTRVVDLDPENKDPLTERARVLAAAARQSAEEAQHEAGGESKDPAGE is encoded by the coding sequence ATGGCGAACTCCGACCCTGATGTCTCCACGCCCGACCTGCTCCAGCACGCGATGCAGGGCTTCCAGATGTACGAGCAGGGGCGCTACGACGAGGCTCGTGTCATCTTCCAGGAGCTCCTGGAGTTGGATCCCACGGAGGGCTACTACCGCACGGCCCTGGGCGCCACCTGCCTGGCGGTGGACGAGCTCGACGAGTCGCTGGTGCACTTCAACGAGGCCATCCGCCTCAATGACTCGGACACCGCGGCGCTGATCAACCGCGGCGAGGTCCACCTGCGCCTGGGCAACATCCTGGAAGCCGTCCATGACTTCACCCGCGTGGTGGACCTGGACCCGGAGAACAAGGATCCCCTGACCGAGCGTGCGCGTGTCCTGGCCGCGGCGGCCCGCCAGAGCGCCGAAGAGGCCCAGCATGAGGCCGGGGGCGAGTCGAAGGACCCGGCCGGGGAGTAG